The following are encoded in a window of Candidatus Angelobacter sp. genomic DNA:
- a CDS encoding DUF6483 family protein yields MIRRDYILRMIEELAEALARIRSLKQGRRWAEAGDELDTEFKKLIGHGAQEVARLSETDLLARLMQGGPTHLVRDKTLMLTTLLTEAGDVAAAEERMEESRECYLKALHLLLDVLARHEAFECPGFVPKVEMLVAALRSAPLPVRSAAMLMQHYERTGEFAKAEDALFAMLDAEPDNHAIVEFGITFYQRLLAQSDATLAAANLPRAEVEEGLKQLQARAEA; encoded by the coding sequence ATGATCCGACGCGATTACATCCTGCGGATGATCGAGGAGCTGGCGGAGGCGCTGGCGCGAATCCGTTCGCTCAAACAAGGCCGGCGCTGGGCCGAAGCGGGTGACGAACTGGACACGGAATTCAAAAAGCTCATCGGCCACGGCGCGCAGGAGGTCGCGCGGCTCTCGGAAACCGACCTGCTCGCGCGCCTCATGCAGGGCGGCCCGACGCATCTGGTCCGCGACAAAACGCTCATGCTCACGACACTGCTCACCGAGGCCGGCGACGTGGCGGCCGCCGAAGAGCGGATGGAAGAAAGCCGTGAGTGTTATCTTAAAGCGTTGCACCTGTTGCTCGACGTTCTGGCGCGACATGAGGCTTTTGAATGTCCCGGGTTTGTGCCCAAAGTGGAAATGCTCGTCGCGGCGTTGCGGTCAGCGCCGCTGCCCGTCCGGAGCGCCGCGATGCTGATGCAACATTACGAACGCACCGGCGAATTCGCCAAGGCCGAGGATGCTCTTTTCGCCATGCTCGACGCCGAGCCGGACAACCATGCCATCGTAGAATTCGGCATCACGTTCTACCAACGCCTGCTGGCGCAAAGCGACGCGACGTTGGCCGCCGCCAATCTGCCTCGCGCAGAAGTGGAGGAAGGGTTGAAACAACTTCAGGCCCGTGCTGAAGCCTGA
- the hpnJ gene encoding hopanoid biosynthesis associated radical SAM protein HpnJ gives MSKTLYLSPPSFDGFDGGAGARYQARREVTSYWYPTWLAQPAALTPNSRLLDCPPHDVDLAKCLAIAKDFDHVIINTSTPSLKNDCKVAEAIKAQKPDTKIGFIGAHTMVLPTETLKASPAIDWVGRKEFDYTCAEVAEGRDLATIAGLSYKDKDGKIKHNPEREMIPNMDALPWVADVYKRDLQIEKYFIGYLLHPYVSLYTGRGCPAQCSFCLWPQTIGGHKYRVRSPQNVADEMAYMKKLFPQVREFFFDDDTFTANLPRAREIAKKLGPLGVHWSCNSRANLDYDTIKSFKDNGLRLFLVGYESGNDETLTRIKKGVTTDEMRRFTKDCHKAGVVIHGTFILGLPVETKETIEQTIRFAQELDVFSLQVSLAAPYPGTELYEQARLNGWFVKKDKTDLVEGDGFQQSSLEYPGLSKDEIFESVERFYHRYYLRPKPILRIIKTMLEDKDVCVRRLREGYEFFKSMAQRRTDLAAAKAATA, from the coding sequence ATGAGCAAGACACTTTATTTGTCCCCCCCCAGCTTCGACGGCTTCGACGGCGGCGCCGGCGCGCGCTATCAGGCGCGGCGCGAGGTCACCAGCTATTGGTATCCGACCTGGCTCGCGCAACCCGCCGCGCTCACGCCGAACTCGCGCCTGCTCGATTGCCCGCCGCACGACGTGGACCTCGCGAAGTGCCTCGCCATCGCGAAGGATTTCGATCACGTCATCATCAACACCAGCACTCCATCGCTGAAGAACGATTGCAAGGTTGCCGAAGCCATCAAGGCGCAGAAACCGGACACGAAGATCGGTTTTATCGGCGCGCACACGATGGTTTTGCCCACCGAGACGCTCAAGGCGTCGCCCGCGATTGACTGGGTCGGCCGCAAGGAATTCGATTACACCTGCGCCGAAGTCGCCGAAGGCCGCGACCTCGCGACCATCGCCGGCCTTTCCTACAAGGACAAGGATGGCAAAATCAAACACAACCCCGAGCGCGAAATGATTCCGAACATGGACGCGCTCCCGTGGGTGGCCGACGTTTACAAGCGCGACCTCCAGATCGAGAAATATTTCATCGGCTACCTGCTGCATCCCTACGTGAGCCTCTACACGGGCCGCGGTTGCCCGGCGCAATGCAGCTTCTGCCTCTGGCCGCAGACCATCGGCGGACACAAATACCGCGTCCGCTCGCCGCAAAACGTCGCCGACGAGATGGCCTACATGAAGAAGCTGTTCCCGCAGGTGCGCGAATTTTTCTTCGACGACGACACCTTCACCGCGAACCTTCCGCGCGCCCGCGAGATCGCAAAAAAGCTCGGCCCGCTTGGTGTTCACTGGAGTTGCAACAGTCGCGCGAACCTCGATTACGACACGATCAAAAGTTTCAAAGACAACGGTCTGCGGCTGTTTCTCGTCGGCTACGAAAGCGGCAACGATGAAACCCTCACGCGCATCAAGAAAGGCGTGACCACCGACGAGATGCGCCGCTTCACGAAGGATTGCCACAAAGCCGGCGTGGTGATTCACGGCACGTTCATCCTCGGCCTGCCCGTCGAGACCAAGGAAACCATCGAGCAAACGATTCGCTTCGCACAGGAACTCGATGTGTTCAGCTTGCAAGTTTCCCTCGCCGCGCCGTATCCCGGCACGGAACTCTACGAGCAAGCCAGACTCAACGGCTGGTTCGTGAAGAAAGACAAGACCGACCTCGTGGAAGGCGACGGCTTCCAGCAAAGCTCATTGGAATATCCCGGCCTGAGCAAAGACGAAATCTTCGAGAGTGTCGAACGCTTCTACCATCGCTATTACCTGCGCCCGAAACCGATTCTCCGCATCATCAAGACGATGCTGGAGGATAAGGATGTTTGCGTCCGCCGCCTGCGCGAAGGCTACGAATTCTTCAAGAGCATGGCGCAACGGCGAACCGACTTGGCGGCGGCGAAAGCGGCGACAGCTTGA
- a CDS encoding radical SAM protein: protein MSIAALTANPPAAETSRPAADFSQPVARPRKGVFKLMREVLNHGGPGYLQFAITNICNAKCDFCGFAVDRFDPKQRRSVTLKEACDVIDIAARNHIGYLLFVGGEPLVHREIRAMVRYAAGHGIHPMICTNGSLWTDENMRALANDGLSSVIMSIDSHDVAKHEKNRGLPDVCRKIQRANAVFDELGVQTTASVTASKLIDDYDRLPAFLTELGFKSCTFSYPLTSLASSYLSFSDSKLVSYQTGELIQVFEKIKQMKKRSGYPVVNPTESLEEMQRHLRKEPEKFGCLGGHKYFYLDWNLNLYRCHFWETPMCNVYEWDESKLIRDGCTRCMIDCYRDPSVLQFVAISASDAWKNLKKGRLGAMAGNIFDRRNLTSLKAVWEDRKWIGKV, encoded by the coding sequence ATGAGCATCGCCGCACTGACTGCCAACCCTCCGGCCGCCGAAACATCGCGCCCCGCCGCGGATTTTTCCCAGCCTGTCGCCAGGCCGAGGAAGGGCGTATTCAAACTGATGCGAGAGGTGCTCAATCACGGCGGGCCGGGCTATCTCCAGTTCGCCATCACGAACATCTGCAACGCGAAGTGCGATTTCTGCGGGTTTGCGGTGGACCGGTTCGATCCGAAACAGCGTCGAAGCGTCACGCTGAAGGAGGCATGCGATGTCATCGACATCGCGGCCAGGAACCACATCGGTTATCTGCTTTTTGTTGGCGGCGAACCGCTCGTGCACAGGGAAATCCGGGCGATGGTTCGTTACGCAGCCGGACACGGGATCCACCCGATGATCTGCACCAATGGCTCGCTTTGGACGGACGAAAACATGCGGGCGCTCGCGAACGACGGCCTCAGCAGCGTCATCATGTCCATTGATTCGCACGATGTCGCGAAGCACGAGAAGAATCGGGGGCTGCCGGATGTTTGCCGGAAAATCCAGCGCGCGAATGCAGTCTTTGATGAACTGGGGGTTCAAACCACGGCCAGTGTGACCGCCAGCAAACTGATAGACGACTACGACAGATTGCCGGCTTTTTTGACCGAGCTGGGCTTCAAGAGTTGCACGTTCAGCTATCCACTGACGTCGCTGGCTTCCAGCTACCTCAGTTTTAGCGACTCGAAGCTCGTCAGCTATCAAACCGGAGAACTCATCCAGGTGTTCGAGAAAATCAAGCAGATGAAAAAGCGGAGCGGTTATCCGGTCGTGAACCCCACCGAGTCACTGGAGGAGATGCAGCGGCATCTCCGCAAAGAACCCGAGAAATTCGGCTGTCTGGGCGGCCACAAATACTTCTATCTGGACTGGAACCTGAACCTGTACCGCTGTCATTTCTGGGAAACGCCGATGTGCAATGTGTACGAATGGGATGAATCGAAACTGATTCGTGACGGTTGCACGCGATGCATGATTGATTGCTACCGCGACCCGAGCGTCTTGCAATTCGTTGCCATCAGCGCCAGCGATGCCTGGAAAAACCTGAAGAAAGGCCGGCTGGGCGCCATGGCCGGAAACATTTTTGACCGTCGCAACCTGACCTCTTTGAAAGCGGTCTGGGAAGACCGCAAATGGATCGGGAAAGTCTAA
- a CDS encoding DUF3463 domain-containing protein encodes MRFPLALSAKIAGHIIKHKLRKTPKFAMVLQLEPLHTCNLTCTGCGRIREYSTSLKDMVPLEKCLQAATECDAPMVSICGGEPLIYPKIEELVNGILAQGRIVYVCTNGMFMRKKMKDYLAAIYSRDLEPKLNKLLGEKLISEKDAEAIRKSDAAAREKAVIRPSKWMYWNVHIDGLEYTHDLIVEREGVFKECVEAIKMAKILGYQVATNTTVYRETNEHEIEAMFKFFSWLGCDGHTISPGYDYDAAKKDMVKRLGKDPKDFFLTREMTRQKFAKVLDWGKRFTIFGTPGYLEFLAGKRELPCSAWAIPTYNIRGWKAPCYVMTDGHYDGYQEMLAKVDWTRYGVDEKGCGRDPRCENCMMHSGFEPSGALHANAADNWKNFKHNFGPRPKPYVGGPELVKTVFNGTSIGKGHLAPARAALETAGLTREGADTEFYVQQMRASAGTATNDGCGSGDTSQRDDLLAKLGKK; translated from the coding sequence ATGCGATTCCCCCTGGCGCTGTCGGCGAAAATCGCCGGCCACATCATCAAACACAAACTGCGCAAAACCCCTAAGTTTGCGATGGTTTTGCAACTCGAGCCGCTGCACACCTGCAATCTGACTTGCACCGGTTGCGGCCGCATTCGCGAATACTCCACGTCACTCAAGGACATGGTGCCGCTGGAAAAATGCCTTCAGGCCGCCACCGAGTGCGACGCGCCGATGGTCAGCATCTGCGGCGGCGAGCCCCTGATCTACCCGAAGATCGAGGAGCTGGTGAACGGGATTCTCGCGCAAGGCCGCATCGTTTACGTCTGCACGAACGGCATGTTCATGCGGAAGAAAATGAAGGATTACCTTGCGGCGATCTACTCGCGGGACCTTGAGCCGAAGCTGAACAAGCTGCTCGGTGAAAAGCTGATCTCCGAAAAGGACGCCGAGGCGATTCGCAAATCGGATGCGGCGGCCCGGGAAAAAGCCGTCATTCGACCGAGCAAATGGATGTACTGGAACGTCCACATTGATGGCCTCGAATACACCCACGACCTTATCGTCGAGCGCGAAGGCGTTTTCAAGGAATGCGTCGAGGCGATCAAAATGGCCAAGATTCTCGGCTACCAGGTCGCGACCAACACGACGGTTTATCGGGAGACGAACGAGCATGAGATCGAGGCGATGTTCAAATTCTTCTCGTGGCTCGGCTGCGACGGCCACACGATTTCGCCCGGCTACGATTACGACGCCGCGAAGAAGGACATGGTCAAGCGCCTGGGCAAAGACCCGAAGGACTTCTTCCTGACGCGCGAAATGACGCGCCAGAAGTTCGCGAAGGTTCTGGACTGGGGTAAACGGTTCACGATTTTCGGCACACCCGGCTATCTGGAGTTCCTGGCTGGCAAGCGGGAATTGCCCTGCAGCGCCTGGGCGATCCCCACCTACAATATTCGCGGCTGGAAAGCGCCGTGTTATGTCATGACCGACGGCCACTATGACGGTTACCAGGAAATGCTCGCGAAGGTGGACTGGACCAGGTACGGCGTCGATGAAAAGGGCTGCGGTCGGGATCCGCGCTGCGAGAATTGCATGATGCACTCGGGCTTTGAACCTTCAGGCGCGCTGCACGCCAACGCCGCGGATAACTGGAAGAATTTCAAACACAACTTCGGGCCGCGTCCGAAGCCGTACGTCGGCGGCCCCGAACTGGTCAAAACCGTTTTCAACGGCACGTCCATCGGCAAAGGTCATCTGGCCCCGGCCAGGGCTGCGCTGGAGACAGCCGGCCTCACCCGCGAAGGCGCCGATACGGAATTCTACGTTCAACAGATGCGCGCATCGGCCGGCACAGCAACCAACGACGGCTGCGGCAGTGGCGATACATCGCAGCGCGACGATTTGCTGGCGAAGCTCGGAAAGAAATAG
- a CDS encoding PQQ-binding-like beta-propeller repeat protein, whose translation MNTGLPCFVLVGCAAFVAVISSGRAADQPQWGRAWSRNMVSDEKGLPDSFDPKTGLNIKWVARLGTESYSTPVVSGGHVYIGTNNGEPRDPGHQGDRGVLMCFDEATGKLLWQLVVPKREEDPYFDWPKTGMSSPVSVEGDRVYLTDNRGEVVCLDAGGLMNGNDGPFIDEGAHMTPPKNSGLPPKPVPGAQIFPERLRPVDGATVLKPGPLDADIIWLFDLVSEAGIWPHDGAHSSVLIHGDLLYLNTATGVDNTHKRIRAPDAPSLVALDKKTGRLVARDDEHIAPDIFHCTWSSPSLGTVNGRELIFFAGGNGVVYAFEALGRTNPDLPVTKLKKVWRFDFDPTRPPRDIHQYLSNRREGPSNIYGMPVFYRNRIYVAGGGDVFWGKNEAWLKCIDATKTGDITTNGLVWSYPLQKHVMSTPAIYNGLVFIADCGRAFHCLDAGTGKPYWTAEIKGEAWASPMVADGKVYLGTRSGSFYVFAAEKQKKLLNSIELGDPISATVTAANGVLYIATMSNLYAVQNGTHTDAVGN comes from the coding sequence ATGAATACAGGTCTTCCTTGTTTCGTGCTGGTCGGGTGCGCGGCTTTTGTGGCTGTGATCTCGTCCGGACGCGCGGCCGACCAGCCGCAGTGGGGCCGGGCGTGGTCGCGCAACATGGTGTCTGACGAAAAGGGTCTGCCCGATTCGTTCGATCCGAAGACAGGGCTCAACATCAAATGGGTTGCCCGGCTCGGAACGGAAAGTTATTCCACACCCGTCGTATCGGGCGGCCATGTTTACATCGGCACCAACAACGGCGAACCGCGCGACCCTGGGCATCAAGGTGATCGCGGAGTGTTGATGTGCTTTGATGAAGCGACCGGAAAACTTCTCTGGCAGTTGGTCGTGCCAAAGCGCGAAGAAGACCCTTACTTCGACTGGCCAAAAACAGGCATGTCTTCCCCGGTCTCGGTCGAAGGGGATCGCGTCTACCTGACTGACAATCGCGGCGAAGTGGTTTGCCTTGACGCGGGCGGGTTGATGAACGGCAACGACGGACCGTTCATTGACGAGGGCGCGCACATGACCCCGCCCAAAAACTCCGGTTTGCCTCCCAAACCCGTTCCTGGCGCGCAGATATTCCCCGAGCGATTGCGCCCGGTGGACGGCGCGACCGTGCTCAAGCCGGGGCCGCTCGACGCCGACATCATCTGGCTTTTCGACCTGGTTTCCGAGGCGGGCATCTGGCCCCACGACGGCGCGCACAGCTCGGTTCTGATCCACGGAGACCTTCTTTATCTCAATACGGCGACCGGTGTGGACAACACGCACAAACGCATTCGCGCGCCGGATGCGCCCAGCCTCGTCGCGCTCGATAAAAAAACGGGTCGGCTTGTGGCGCGCGACGACGAACACATCGCCCCGGATATTTTCCACTGCACCTGGTCGTCGCCGTCGTTGGGAACGGTCAATGGGAGGGAATTGATTTTTTTCGCCGGAGGCAACGGGGTGGTTTACGCATTTGAAGCGCTTGGGAGGACAAACCCTGACTTGCCGGTCACAAAGCTGAAAAAGGTCTGGCGGTTTGACTTCGATCCGACGAGACCGCCACGCGACATCCACCAGTACCTGAGCAACCGCCGCGAAGGGCCGAGTAATATTTACGGCATGCCCGTCTTTTACCGAAACCGCATTTATGTGGCCGGGGGTGGCGACGTATTCTGGGGCAAGAACGAGGCATGGCTGAAATGTATTGACGCGACAAAGACCGGCGACATCACGACCAACGGCCTGGTCTGGTCGTATCCATTGCAAAAGCATGTCATGTCCACGCCGGCGATTTACAATGGTCTTGTGTTTATCGCCGACTGCGGGCGCGCGTTTCACTGTTTGGATGCCGGGACAGGCAAACCGTATTGGACCGCGGAGATCAAAGGAGAGGCATGGGCTTCGCCAATGGTTGCCGATGGGAAGGTCTATCTCGGCACGCGCAGCGGAAGTTTTTATGTCTTCGCAGCGGAGAAGCAAAAAAAGCTTTTGAATTCAATCGAGCTGGGCGATCCGATCAGCGCCACTGTTACCGCGGCCAACGGGGTGCTTTACATCGCGACGATGAGCAATCTTTACGCGGTCCAGAACGGAACGCACACGGATGCGGTCGGCAATTAA